The following proteins are co-located in the Pyricularia oryzae 70-15 chromosome 1, whole genome shotgun sequence genome:
- a CDS encoding vacuolar fusion protein mon-1, with protein sequence MAQEDHAPDSADSAAVTATDSPDPATSTPTPPPPPLPPRPRQPTSPGSTETSKLQSGATTAITSIDIQTLSFPDGSRGTFSTPGTRAVSTPGRTSPSGYSTPATNIGGLDDAMSVMSFAPTLKPPGDLASLIEGEINRKSRAWQLLRSQSASVQPFEARGPNFARPMDQLTGFEQEFDDVNSAAPADSETGSDDEERLRLWKAKLKHYMILSSAGKPIWSRHGDLSLINSYMGVVQTIISFYEGAKDPLQGFTAGDARFVICTQGPLYFVAISRLGESDLQLRAQLDALYMQILSTLTLPTLTNIFVNRPSSDLRKPLQGTESLLSALADSFTKGSPSAMLGALECLKLRKSHRRAINNAFLKQRSEKLLYGLIVAGGKLVSVIRPRRHSLHPSDLELIFNMLFESDGIKAGGGENWIPLCLPAFNNRGYLYMYVSFFDNKDLDSTSVPEAASPPPSAQDEIAIILISPDKESFFELKDMRDRVAETLTKNGALTLIRAATAAGRPRVDAVAGPAGGGQIAHFLYKSRANVQLVASSFDKPRFDMVTRRRLMTLYHGLHTAVHARYAHSKVLHRAAADSVSLAWITPAFEFYCVAGPNASRAVMTQGANKIVQWIKREEERLFIVGGGVF encoded by the coding sequence ATGGCTCAAGAAGACCATGCCCCCGATAGTGCCGACTCGGCCGCGGTCACCGCTACTGATAGCCCCGACCCTGCGACCTCGACCCCAACTCCGCCTCCGCCCCCACTCCCACCTCGGCCCCGCCAACCAACGTCGCCCGGAAGTACCGAGACGTCAAAATTACAGTCCGGTGCGACTACCGCGATAACGTCCATCGACATTCAAACGCTCTCGTTCCCCGATGGTTCCCGCGGTACTTTCTCCACCCCCGGAACGCGGGCTGTGTCAACTCCCGGAAGGACGTCCCCCAGCGGCTACTCAACGCCCGCGACCAACatcggcggtctggatgatgCCATGAGCGTAATGAGCTTCGCGCCAACGCTCAAGCCACCCGGAGATTTAGCCAGCTTGATTGAGGGGGAGATCAACCGCAAGAGCCGCGCCTGGCAGCTGCTGAGGTCGCAGTCCGCCAGCGTGCAGCCGTTCGAGGCCAGAGGCCCGAATTTCGCACGCCCGATGGATCAATTGACTGGCTTTGAACAAGAGTTTGACGATGTCAACTCTGCCGCGCCAGCGGATTCTGAAACGGGCTCAGATGATGAGGAACGTCTGCGGCTGTGGAAGGCCAAACTGAAGCACTACATGATCCTATCGTCGGCTGGCAAGCCGATCTGGAGCAGACATGGTGACTTGAGCTTAATCAACTCATACATGGGAGTTGTCCAAACTATCATTTCGTTCTACGAAGGCGCCAAAGATCCGCTGCAGGGCTTTACGGCTGGCGACGCCCGATTCGTCATTTGCACCCAGGGGCCCTTGTATTTTGTTGCCATCAGCCGCCTGGGCGAGAGCGACTTGCAGCTGCGGGCTCAGCTCGACGCTCTCTATATGCAGATTCTTTCCACCCTGACACTGCCGACGCTGACCAACATCTTCGTCAACCGGCCCTCTTCCGACCTGCGCAAACCCCTTCAGGGCACTGAGTCGCTTCTCTCAGCGCTGGCAGACAGCTTCACAAAGGGGTCTCCATCCGCTATGCTTGGCGCTCTCGAGTGCCTAAAGCTCCGCAAGTCCCACCGGCGCGCAATCAACAACGCATTCCTCAAACAACGCTCTGAAAAGCTTCTTTACGGGTTGATAGTCGCTGGAGGGAAGCTTGTCAGCGTCATACGTCCTCGCCGCCATTCGCTACACCCTTCCGATCTGGAGCTGATCTTCAACATGCTTTTCGAATCCGACGGCATCAAGGCCGGTGGCGGTGAGAACTGGATCCCGTTGTGCCTGCCTGCATTCAACAACAGAGGTTATCTATACATGTATGTCAGCTTCTTCGATAACAAGGATCTCGACTCCACGTCAGTGCCCGAGGCAGCTTCGCCACCCCCATCGGCCCAAGATGAGATCGCCATCATCCTGATCAGCCCAGACAAGGAGTCCTTCTTTGAGCTCAAGGACATGCGCGACAGGGTAGCAGAGACCTTGACCAAGAACGGTGCCCTGACGCTGATccgcgccgccaccgccgctggCCGGCCACGAGTCGACGCCGTCGCTGGGCCCGCGGGTGGCGGCCAGATTGCGCACTTCCTGTACAAGTCGCGCGCCAACGTCCAGCTGGTGGCCTCTTCGTTCGACAAGCCCAGGTTTGATATGGTCACGCGACGCCGACTCATGACGCTGTACCACGGCCTCCACACCGCCGTGCACGCCCGCTACGCGCACTCAAAGGTGCTGcaccgcgccgccgccgattcGGTCAGCCTGGCCTGGATCACGCCGGCCTTTGAGTTTTACTGCGTTGCCGGCCCCAACGCCTCGCGCGCCGTCATGACCCAGGGCGCAAACAAGATTGTGCAGTGGATAAAGCGTGAAGAGGAGCGGCTGTTTATCGTCGGTGGCGGTGTATTTTAA
- a CDS encoding defender against cell death 1 protein: protein MAPKRAVTPSAQPAAPAVATPAPAKAPKASSSSVSWDKTVTNVVDHYLKSTPQRTKLLDVFLGFLVVNGALQFLYCILAGNFPFNAFLSGFCSTVGQFVLTVSLRIQQNPQNAADFPSVSPERAFADYIVCSLILHFFCVNFIN, encoded by the exons ATGGCACCGAAACGAGCCGTGACCCCATCAGCGCAACCCGCTGCTCCCGCCGTAGCCACACCCGCCCCGGCAAAGGCGCCGAaagcgtcgtcgtcgtcggtatCTTGGGACAAGACCGTCACCAACGTCGTCGACCACTACCTAAAATCTACACCGCAAAGGACCAAGCTCCTTGACGTTTTCCTGGGCTTCCTGGTCGTGAACGGCGCCCTGCAGTTCCTCTACTGCATCCTTGCCGGAAACTTT CCTTTCAATGCCTTCCTGTCCGGATTCTGCTCAACCGTGGGCCAGTTCGTCTTGACAG TCTCCCTCCGAATCCAACAGAACCCCCAGAACGCAGCCGACTTTCCTTCAGTGTCACCAGAAAG GGCATTCGCCGATTACATTGTGTGCAGCTTGATCCTGCATTTCTTCTGTGTCAACTTTATCAACTAG
- a CDS encoding molybdenum cofactor sulfurase, translating into MWPKSSGQHGCHVPACKIRRDPHARAAEPAILAVNGTGPYRHVESSYSEDVETIREREYPQMSNGVYLDHSGTTIYARSLITAFADKMMSNLYGNPHSANEPARLSGEMVDEVRERTLRFLGADPKHFDLIFVANATAGIKLVGDAFRDLGEKTWSGTFWYGYHKDAHTSLVGVRELAGAEARCFMSDAEVERWLGGSVPSDDGFTNWHHHRPYQGSGRRRTAGGGLGLFAYPGQSNMTGRRLPLAWPGMLRRSRPHANTYSLLDAAALAMTSSMAAVFADPDAAPDFTVLSLYKIFGFPDLGALVVRRDSGHILTLRKYFGGGTVTMVSAVGDAWHRSKGREAVVDLRANGQHQHQPQHGRYQIHDGLEDGTLPFHSILALGEAIDVHERLYGNMENISRHTSRLVASLYGGLAGLRHANGGPVVQVYVEGADGARTFGDSARQGATVAFNVLEADGSIVPYSQVEELANRKGIYIRSGGICCPGGMFTALEYEPWELERALSAGHHCGSGSHDLINQLPTGVVRASLGPMSTVRDVDMFIEFMRDTFATPRWQQSPELEDMLFQR; encoded by the exons CATGTGGCCAAAGAGCAGTGGTCAACATGGCTGCCACGTTCCAGCATGCAAGATTCGAAGGGACCCTCACGCCCGCGCTGCCGAACCCGCCATCCTAGCTGTCAACGGCACAGGCCCCTATCGCCATGTAGAGAGCTCATATAGTGAAGATGTTGAGACGATAAGGGAGAGGGAATATCCACAAATGAGCAATG GCGTATACCTCGACCACAGCGGAACAACCATATACGCCCGGTCCCTCATAACCGCGTTCGCGGACAAGATGATGAGCAACCTGTACGGCAACCCACACTCGGCAAACGAGCCGGCCCGGCTATCCGGGGAGATGGTGGACGAGGTGCGCGAGCGGACGTTGCGGTTCCTGGGCGCGGACCCCAAGCACTTCGACCTCATCTTTGTGGCCAACGCCACGGCCGGCATCAAGCTGGTGGGCGACGCCTTCCGCGACCTCGGCGAGAAGACGTGGAGCGGCACATTTTGGTACGGATACCACAAGGACGCGCACACGAGCCTCGTCGGCGTGCGCGAGCTGGCCGGCGCCGAGGCCCGCTGTTTCATGAGCGACGCAGAGGTCGAGCGCTGGCTCGGCGGATCGGTGCCGTCCGATGATGGCTTTACGAATTGGCATCATCACCGGCCATATCAGGGAAGCGGCCGGAGGCGCACCGCCGGGGGTGGGTTGGGACTGTTCGCCTACCCGGGACAATCCAACATGACAGGCCGACGGCTGCCCTTGGCATGGCCTGGGATGCTGCGGCGGTCGCGGCCGCATGCCAACACGTACAGTCTGTTGGATGCAGCGGCGCTAGCTATGACGAGCTCCATGGCGGCCGTGTTTGCCGACCCAGATGCTGCACCCGACTTTACGGTCCTGTCGCTATACAAAATCTTTGGATTCCCAGATCTGGGAGCGCTAGTGGTGCGGCGCGACTCGGGTCACATACTGACCCTGCGCAAGTACTTTGGCGGAGGGACGGTGACCATGGTGTCCGCGGTCGGGGACGCCTGGCACAGGAGCAAAGGGCGCGAGGCTGTCGTGGACTTGCGGGCTAACGGCCAACATCAACATCAGCCCCAGCACGGCCGGTACCAGATCCACGACGGTCTTGAGGACGGCACGTTGCCGTTCCACAGCATCCTGGCGTTGGGAGAGGCGATCGACGTCCACGAGCGGTTATACGGAAACATGGAGAACATCTCGCGGCATACCTCCAGACTCGTGGCCAGCCTGTATGGTGGTCTGGCGGGGTTGCGACACGCCAACGGCGGGCCGGTGGTGCAAGTGTATGTCGAGGGTGCTGATGGCGCAAGGACGTTCGGCGACTCCGCAAGACAAGGAGCCACGGTGGCGTTCAACGTGCTTGAGGCGGATGGCTCCATTGTGCCATACTCCCAGGTTGAGGAGTTGGCGAATCGGAAAGGAATATACATCCGGTCTGGTG GCATCTGCTGCCCTGGTGGCATGTTCACAGCCCTAGAGTACGAGCCCTGGGAGCTAGAGAGAGCCCTCTCTGCCGGACACCACTGCGGCTCTGGCAGTCATGACCTCATCAACCAGTTACCCACAGG TGTCGTCCGCGCAAGCCTTGGTCCGATGAGCACCGTGCGTGACGTTGACATGTTTATTGAGTTTATGCGCGACACATTCGCTACACCACGGTGGCAGCAATCGC